A window from uncultured Desulfobacter sp. encodes these proteins:
- a CDS encoding regulatory protein GemA: protein MISKAKKAVIHIAKAQTGMTDHEYRDLLGSVGVTSSTELTNVTFDKVMARFEALGFRTTSKPRKRARKADGLPIGKRDVMAKLEAILVDMDLPWTYVDSIAQKRFGVDAVQWLEAEDLHKVLKMMIYHQNRRRKKGCAHA, encoded by the coding sequence ATGATCAGCAAGGCTAAAAAGGCGGTGATCCACATTGCCAAGGCCCAGACCGGCATGACCGATCATGAGTACCGGGATCTGCTGGGCAGCGTGGGTGTCACATCGTCCACAGAGTTGACGAACGTCACGTTTGACAAGGTGATGGCCAGATTTGAGGCGTTGGGGTTCCGCACCACATCCAAACCGCGCAAACGGGCCAGGAAGGCCGATGGGCTGCCCATTGGCAAGCGGGATGTCATGGCCAAGCTTGAGGCGATTTTGGTCGATATGGATCTGCCCTGGACGTATGTGGACAGCATTGCCCAGAAGCGGTTCGGGGTGGATGCCGTGCAATGGCTTGAGGCCGAGGACCTGCACAAGGTGCTCAAGATGATGATTTATCATCAAAACCGGCGGCGAAAGAAAGGATGCGCCCATGCTTAA
- a CDS encoding ATP-binding protein, with the protein MRDEFIVTSRVTAFREAVSILEDTVKGHPGMMMVWGLSGRGKTSCIEKYATDTDALYFYVQNGMTPAALISELVREINGMSPGRIVHGKRIIVEELDAQTRTLMIDEADKLSLDCIEHLRDIHDMTGNPIVFVGEPSLYGKMNSRKRLMSRITKTVEFGPVTLEDIMILGKRACDLKVAPDAAGLMLKRCGGDFRPLYHDMRDLERIAQANDKGVIEPEMVQQLGKRLTQPTPYKEA; encoded by the coding sequence ATGAGAGACGAATTTATTGTCACAAGCCGGGTCACGGCGTTCCGGGAAGCGGTATCGATCCTGGAGGATACGGTTAAAGGCCATCCCGGCATGATGATGGTGTGGGGACTGTCCGGCAGGGGCAAAACCTCCTGCATTGAAAAGTACGCCACGGATACGGATGCCCTTTACTTTTATGTCCAGAACGGGATGACCCCTGCCGCCCTTATCAGCGAGCTGGTCCGTGAGATCAACGGCATGAGCCCGGGCCGCATCGTCCACGGCAAGCGGATCATCGTGGAAGAACTGGATGCCCAGACCCGGACCCTGATGATTGATGAGGCGGACAAACTCTCTTTGGACTGCATTGAACATTTAAGGGACATCCACGACATGACCGGCAATCCCATTGTGTTTGTGGGAGAGCCCAGCCTGTACGGGAAAATGAATTCACGGAAGCGGCTGATGAGCCGGATTACCAAGACGGTGGAGTTCGGGCCGGTGACCCTGGAGGACATCATGATCCTGGGTAAACGTGCCTGTGATCTGAAGGTTGCGCCGGATGCGGCAGGCCTGATGCTCAAACGGTGCGGCGGGGATTTTCGGCCCCTTTACCATGACATGCGGGATCTGGAACGGATCGCCCAGGCCAATGACAAGGGTGTCATTGAGCCGGAAATGGTGCAGCAGCTCGGCAAACGCCTGACACAGCCCACACCATACAAGGAGGCGTAA